The Bos indicus x Bos taurus breed Angus x Brahman F1 hybrid chromosome 25, Bos_hybrid_MaternalHap_v2.0, whole genome shotgun sequence genome has a window encoding:
- the ZP3 gene encoding zona pellucida sperm-binding protein 3 — translation MGPCSRLFVCFLLWGSTELCSPQPFWDDETERFRPSKPPAVMVECQEAQLVVTVDKDLFGTGKLIRPADLTLGPDNCEPLASADTDGVVRFAVGLHECGNILQVTDNALVYSTFLLHNPRPAGNLSILRTNRAEVPIECHYPRQGNVSSWAIQPTWVPFRTTVFSEEKLVFSLRLMEENWSAEKMTPTFQLGDRAHLQAQVHTGSHVPLRLFVDHCVATLTPDWSTSPYHTIVDFHGCLVDGLTDASSAFKAPRPRPEILQFTVDVFRFANDSRNMIYITCHLKVTPVDRVPDQLNKACSFSKSSNRWSPVEGPTDICRCCSKGRCGISGRSMRLSHREGRPVPRSRRHVTEEADVTVGPLIFLRKMNDRGVEGPTSSPPLVMLGLGLATVMTLTLAAIVLGLTGRLRAASHPVCPVSASQ, via the exons ATGGGGCCGTGCTCTAGGCTGTTCGTCTGCTTTCTGCTCTGGGGAAGCACAGAGCTCTGCAGCCCCCAGCCCTTCTGGGATGATGAAACCGAGCGCTTCAGGCCATCAAAGCCGCCCGCCGTGATGGTGGAGTGTCAGGAGGCCCAGCTGGTGGTCACAGTCGACAAAGACCTTTTCGGCACCGGGAAGCTCATCCGGCCTGCGGACCTCACCCTGGGCCCCGACAACTGTGAGCCGCTGGCCTCCGCGGACACGGATGGCGTGGTTAGGTTTGCGGTCGGGCTGCACGAGTGTGGCAACATCTTGCAG GTGACCGACAATGCCCTGGTGTACAGCACCTTCCTGCTCCACAACCCCCGCCCTGCAGGAAACCTGTCCATCCTGAGGACTAACCGCGCAGAGGTCCCCATCGAGTGCCACTACCCCAG GCAGGGCAATGTGAGTAGCTGGGCCATCCAGCCCACCTGGGTGCCATTCAGGACCACGGTGTTCTCGGAGGAGAAGCTGGTTTTCTCTCTGCGCCTGATGGAGG AGAACTGGAGCGCCGAGAAGATGACGCCCACCTTCCAGCTGGGAGACAGAGCCCACCTCCAGGCCCAAGTGCACACTGGCAGCCACGTGCCCCTGCGGCTGTTCGTGGACCACTGCGTGGCCACGCTGACGCCAGACTGGAGCACCTCCCCTTACCACACCATCGTGGACTTCCATGG TTGTCTCGTCGATGGTCTCACCGATGCCTCCTCTGCTTTCAAAGCACCCAGACCCAGACCGGAGATCCTCCAGTTCACAGTGGATGTGTTCCGTTTTGCTAATGACTCCAGAAACATG ATATATATCACCTGCCACCTGAAGGTCACTCCGGTTGACCGAGTCCCGGACCAACTAAACAAAGCCTGTTCCTTCAGCAAGTCCTCCAACAG GTGGTCCCCGGTTGAAGGCCCCACTGACATCTGTCGATGCTGTAGCAAGGGGCGCTGTGGCATTTCAGGCCGTTCCATGAGGCTGTCCCACCGGGAGGGCAGGCCTGTTCCCCGAAGTCGCAGGCACG TGACGGAGGAAGCAGATGTCACCGTGGGGCCATTGATCTTCCTGAGGAAGATGAATGACCGTGGCGTGGAAGggcccacctcctctccccctcTGGTGATGCTGGGCTTAGGCCTGGCTACTGTGATGACCTTGACTCTAGCTGCCATTGTCCTGGGTCTCACTGGGAGGCTTCGGGCTGCTTCTCACCCCGTGTGCCCTGTGTCTGCTTCccaataa